ggaaaaaaaatattgaaaagaaaaaagaaaaatattGAAAAGAAAAAGGAAACAAAAAAGAGTGAAAAAATATGAAAAATTGAAAAAAGTTACATCCAAAAAAAGCAATTTGTATTTTTATATGAAGAGTAGAGTCGAGCCAACTTGGTGCATTAGTTGGAGCTTCCCCGCTGCTGTTGAAGGTGGACAGTGTGACTGCAGTAGTCCTAGAACTGAGTTAAAGTGGTGAGGGGTTCACAATCACAACATATATCTATGACACATTAACCTGTTATCATTAGCTTTCAATGTTGTTCAATATTTTTAATGCTATCTCTAGTTACATATTGAGATATGTATTATTGTGTAGTTTGCTTACATCACGAAGTTAAATATTTCTGACACTATACAACATGTTCATCTCGCATGTTGTTTAAGTTATATGTTCTATCAAAATGAGTTTGATATATTAAACATGATAAACTACTTAATTAGCAAGTACCACCAAGTTGTTTAAGAAAGCCTTTATATGTAATTTGTATTTCCTTCAATTCATTTAAATCTGGATTTTGCAGGTGGATTATGCTTGTACACCCGAAGAGGTTCAACAGCATTTTCAGTCTTGTGGCACTGTAAATAGAGTTACGATCCTCACTGATAAATTTGGCCAACCAAAGGGTTTTGCTTATGTCGAGTTCCTTGAAGTTGAAGCTGTTCAAGAGGCTCTTTCGCTTAATGAGTCTGAGCTACATGGCCGACAGCTGAAGGTAACATTTTTTTTCTCCGTGCCTTTCAGATCTCCTTCGTGTATTCGTGACCCCTTATAAAGAGTTCTCTCCATTGTTGCAAAGTGCGTTTGCGGTGGCCTCTGCGGCGGCTTCGTGACTAGTGCGTTCCGATTCGAAGAAAAATGTTTAATTAGTCGGCCAATGGTCAAAAGTTGGGTCAACGTCAGTCAAAAGTTGACCTTTTATCTTGCCTCGTTCTAGTGTAAACGAAATTATCCCAATCCCATTTAAAATATAGTTGGGAACATCGAATTGCATAGTATCCCTTAAAGATAATTAATTGATACACTACAATTCTTACTATGGAAAACATTATaaaaaacctatatatatatatatatatatatatatatatatatatatatatatatatatcatctaaaCTAACATCTTATTTACGAGtcatttatttttaaattatttatgtTTGAAATGATTATACTAAATATATTCATGTATAGAAGTCAATGTTGGTCAATGTCCGTCTCGACCCCCTTGACCTTATACGGTCTTGACGACTTGTCTTTGTCTCGCGTCTTTTTTAACCTTGGTTGTCTTAATATTTTTATTGCGTGTCATGGCTTCTTTTTGTCGATTAAATTGattgattatcaaataattatagttatattatGTGCTATCTATAAACAGGTAATGgctaaaaggaccaatgtacctgGACTGAAGCAGTTTCGTGGGAGGCGTTTCAACCCTTACATGGGTTACAGAGGATTCAGGAGGCCATATGTACCTCCTTATGCCTACTCCCCCTATGGCTATGGGTTAGCTTCCACTCTTTGGCATGCTTATATATTTAGACATGACAAAATAAGCTGGGTGAATAGAGGGTAACTTGTTGGTTGCTGGAGGGTTTTGATCCAAAATGTTTTTGTTCGAAGTTTTGAATGTGTCTGTGAACCTAATACGGCCAAAAGAGATATCTCTTTAGTAGTAATAATGACAGTCCTAAGTGTCTATAACCCCCTGAATATGTTTTTGAAGTACAATTTATCAGTGACTAATTTAGGATTAAAATTCAAAGGCGTCCCGATTATttcttcaaaactaattatatataaatggtaCTTTAGATGTTTATCTCAAGAAAGTTATAAATCTCACAAATATATGGGTCAGTACAATTTGATGAAGAATACTTTGTAAAAAAAATCAAATTAGTGGTGTCACGGGACCCTAAGCTAGAATCGTCAGTGCAGTTTATGCTTGTCCAAAACTGTTAGTTAGAGACCTACGGGTTGCAAAACTTGAACTCTTTGATCTTGGAGGTTTTTTATGCGTCAAAAATACATTTTGGGAGCAAATTCGTTTGACTCTTTCTTCTTACATCAGATTTTTTTAGTTACTTTTAGACTCGTTGGAGATAAAACACATCTAGTTCTGATATTACCTATTCTAGTTTCTACTGATGTGTCCTAAAGTTAATTAACTCTCGCCTTCTGATACACCTTTCTACAGGAAAGTTCCAAGGTTCAGGAGGCCATCCCGCTACATGCCTTACTACTAAATACCAGCTGGTTGCAGTCTGTTTCTTTGTCAATTGCATTAAAAACAGTATTTATCTTGACATAATGGCTATTTTAAGATTTATGGTTGACAACTTATGGCTACTATGATATTAATAACACCCTTGCAGTGTTGGACTATGAAAATGGATGATGTTTTAATTGTCTTCTTTCTTTGTGTCAAGTTGTTTGCATATGATAATGGGGTATTGTATGATAATGGGGTATTGGGGTGGGTCTTGTACACTTGCAATTTTGTTTGCGGTTATATGAATCTATTATTGCACCCAAGACCGAATGCAATCCCAACCCAAAAGAGAAACGGACATCAGAGACCTGAATGTAACTGATTCTGTTTTTGTTATGAATCGAAAAGTTATTTATTTGTCAGTTTTATCAATGATGTGCTTAACATAATTTTCGAAGTCTGTTCATGTTCAATCAAGGATCTTGTCTTTCATGGTGTATAGAGAATGCATTGGTAGCTTGGAACAGACTAATCA
This window of the Rutidosis leptorrhynchoides isolate AG116_Rl617_1_P2 chromosome 7, CSIRO_AGI_Rlap_v1, whole genome shotgun sequence genome carries:
- the LOC139857354 gene encoding polyadenylate-binding protein 2-like, translating into MEEEEHEVYGGDIPLPDDAPEADVDMSTADDDAVKELDEMKKRLKEMEEEAAALREMQAKVEKEMGAAAAAVQDPAAAAATQANKEEIDTRSIFVGNVDYACTPEEVQQHFQSCGTVNRVTILTDKFGQPKGFAYVEFLEVEAVQEALSLNESELHGRQLKVMAKRTNVPGLKQFRGRRFNPYMGYRGFRRPYVPPYAYSPYGYGKVPRFRRPSRYMPYY